A stretch of DNA from Gottschalkia acidurici 9a:
GCCATCATAATTTTTACAAGCCCATATCATACCACCTTCAGATTTTACTACACGAGCTATAGCATCATCTATAAGTGTATAAAAGTAAGATATTCCTTCGGCTTCAAATTTCCACTTGTATTCATTATCATATATTTCTTCAAATACATCTTTAAATCTATGATCGTAAGTTTTAGATATAGTATCCTTAGCTGCAAACCATAAGTCTTCTTTTTGGTCTAGTGCATAGTTAAAGCATGATCTAGCAAAGCTCTCTATAGATTTGTCTATATTATGCATCCCAAGTACTACTCCAGGTCCGTTAAATTCATGTATCGTTTGTCTTGATATCTCTTCTCCACTTTCATTTGTAAATACAAGTTCTGCTTTTCCAGCACCTTCTACACGATACTCTACATCCTTATATATATCACCATATGCATGTCTAGCAACCGTTATAGGTTTCTCCCATGTCTTCACAAAAGGCTTTATGTTCTCTACTATAATAGGTGTACGAAACACTGTTCCATCTAAAATTGCTCTTATAGTTCCATTCGGACTCTTCCACATATTTTTCAAAGTATATTCTTTCATTCTATCAGCATTTGGAGTAATAGTTGCACACTTTACACCTACTCCATATTTTTTTATTGCATTAGCTGCATCTACAGTGATTTGATCTTCTGTTTCATCTCTTTTCTTAAGTCCAAGATCATAATATTCTGTTTTTAAATCTATATATGGATTTAAAAGTTTATCTTTTATCATCTCCCATATAATTCTTGTCATTTCATCTCCGTCCATCTCTACGATAGGAACATTCATTTTAATTTTTTCAGTCATATTTGATTTCCTCTCTTGTTTAATAAGTATTTTTTAATATCATGCTCTAACCTTTATTTATCTCATTATATTATAATTATCCTTTATAGATAAGACATAGTCAAGAAAAGTTATAATTTATAGCTAGTTTAATCTATACAACTTATCGTTAGATGCTATTTTTTGTTATTATTTAGCAATAAGCTTACTCTTCTTTCTAGTTCAAGCACGGAAAATGGTTTTATAATATATTCGTCAACTCCTATTTGTACACATTCTGTTATTTCTCGTTTCTGGTTTTTATCTACTATCACTATTATCTTAGTTTTTTTTACATTATCATAATTCCTTATTTTTTTACATATATTTATTGGGTCAATATACTCCATTGTTAAATCTAGTATAACTAAATTCGGGGTAAATTGCTTTATCAATTCCTCAAGATGATTCTCGTCATAAGTAGAATAAAATTCATAACCTATATATTTGAATTTTGTTTTGATAAAATCAGTTATATTACTTTCTTCTTTTAGCATTACTATTTTATTCTTATAGTCTCTATTCGTTTTTATATTATTACAGCATATGGTTCTGTTTTTTCCAAGTTCCTTAGATTTATATAAGCATTTATCCGATCTTTTGAGTATTTTTTCTATGCTATCTCTATTATTTATAGATGTAACCCCTATGCTAATAGTTATATTTATTTCACAATTTAAATCATCATATATAAATATTCTATCATTTAATTTCTCCCTGAAAACTTCCATACATTCAAATGCATCTATTTCTTTCTTACCATTAAATAAGACTATAAATTCATCTCCACCAAATCTAAATATAAGATCTTTTTGATCTATATGTTCCTCAAGAAATTCAGCAAAATCTCTTAGTATATAATCTCCAACTAAATGACCATATGTGTCATTAATTAATTTAAAATCGTCTATATCTATAAAAGCTACTGAAAGATCCTGTGACAATTCTGTGCATTTCGTTATTTGTTTTATTTTCTCATTAAAAAAATCCTTAGTATGAACACCAGTAAGCTTATCAATATTTAGTTTTGACTTATATTGGCGTGATCTCATTAACGCTCTCTCTACCCTTGCTATAACCTCTTTAATTTCAAATGGCTTTGTTATGTAGTCATCTGCACCTTTGCTTAATGCATCTACCTTATAGTCTGTTAAAGATTTTCCTGTTAAGAATATTATGGGTATGTCAATTTTATTTTTCTTTAAAATTTCAAATACCTCAAACCCATTAAGTTTGGGCATTATTATATCAATAAGAACAATATTTATATGGCTACTTAAAGCTTGTTCTATAGCATCATAAGGATTCGTCGTAGTCTTTACATTATAACCTTCTTCTTTAAAGGCATCTTTAAGTATACTTAACGTTAATCTATCATCATCTAATATTAATATATTGCCTTTACTTCGCCGTTTCTTTACACTTGAAATACTACTAATAATATCTTTATTAGTATTTAATTTTTCATTATTTAAGTTTACTTTTAACATTTCTATCTCTTTTCTTATAATTCCTATCCCATTTAATAGATTAGAGAAAAATTCATGAGAATTTACTGTTACTTCATCTACCGAGTCTATGTAGCTTGCATAATATTCACCTGCATTTAATAAATTATTATATCCTAGTATAGAAGACGCCGCACATATTGAACTAAAAAACCTCTTTATATCTTCTTTATACTCTGATTTAGGATTCAGTCTAAATTCTATAAGAGTGTTTATAATATTTATAGCTTTTATACCTTGTTCTCCTAGAAATATCTCTTTACTTTCATATGATAATTTATTAATATCTAAATCTTTATACATGACAAATCCCCCAAGTAAACTTCAAATATATTTTAAATATTAGAGTATTTAATCTTATTATATATATGTATTTCTGTACATCTATTTATATACTATATATCAATAAATATATACAGGTGTTATCTTATGGTGTCATCTTTATATCAAGGTATTTTTTAAGCTAGCATAGTTTCCTTCTTTTGTATATATTGTAATGTATAAGATGAATTTTTACAAGTAATAGTGAATTATTAATTATATAAACATATGTCTCGAGTATTTTCAAATTAAATATAAATAAGAAATAAAAAAGACCTAGGTATTCCTACATTTTTATAGGAAAACTTAGGTCTTTTCAAAAAA
This window harbors:
- a CDS encoding NADP-dependent isocitrate dehydrogenase; amino-acid sequence: MTEKIKMNVPIVEMDGDEMTRIIWEMIKDKLLNPYIDLKTEYYDLGLKKRDETEDQITVDAANAIKKYGVGVKCATITPNADRMKEYTLKNMWKSPNGTIRAILDGTVFRTPIIVENIKPFVKTWEKPITVARHAYGDIYKDVEYRVEGAGKAELVFTNESGEEISRQTIHEFNGPGVVLGMHNIDKSIESFARSCFNYALDQKEDLWFAAKDTISKTYDHRFKDVFEEIYDNEYKWKFEAEGISYFYTLIDDAIARVVKSEGGMIWACKNYDGDVMSDLVATAFGSLAMMTSVLVSPEGYYEYEAAHGTVQRHYYKHLKGEETSTNAMATIFAWTGALRKRGELDNINELIDFANKLESASIRTIEEGVMTKDLSSLSETSNVKVVNTEEFLIEIKERLDAII
- a CDS encoding response regulator, translating into MYKDLDINKLSYESKEIFLGEQGIKAINIINTLIEFRLNPKSEYKEDIKRFFSSICAASSILGYNNLLNAGEYYASYIDSVDEVTVNSHEFFSNLLNGIGIIRKEIEMLKVNLNNEKLNTNKDIISSISSVKKRRSKGNILILDDDRLTLSILKDAFKEEGYNVKTTTNPYDAIEQALSSHINIVLIDIIMPKLNGFEVFEILKKNKIDIPIIFLTGKSLTDYKVDALSKGADDYITKPFEIKEVIARVERALMRSRQYKSKLNIDKLTGVHTKDFFNEKIKQITKCTELSQDLSVAFIDIDDFKLINDTYGHLVGDYILRDFAEFLEEHIDQKDLIFRFGGDEFIVLFNGKKEIDAFECMEVFREKLNDRIFIYDDLNCEINITISIGVTSINNRDSIEKILKRSDKCLYKSKELGKNRTICCNNIKTNRDYKNKIVMLKEESNITDFIKTKFKYIGYEFYSTYDENHLEELIKQFTPNLVILDLTMEYIDPINICKKIRNYDNVKKTKIIVIVDKNQKREITECVQIGVDEYIIKPFSVLELERRVSLLLNNNKK